Proteins from one Fragaria vesca subsp. vesca linkage group LG6, FraVesHawaii_1.0, whole genome shotgun sequence genomic window:
- the LOC101314488 gene encoding cyclic phosphodiesterase-like, whose translation MANVDPATAGNQDAVKTPHRYAAWGLLSDPVSRRIKNVTEGLRAEFGGPEIMVPHIPILGSIIMTEEDAVNTFRLACDAVGPIPCNVTRVATSPFYYQCLHLFIDPDREYKNLNISFRNFGRRFSRICSMPHLSLLYGELTDEEKKRAEEKVRVLDETITSLNFTIDRIALYKCNDEDRTQHSWEKILELPLG comes from the exons ATGGCAAACGTAGATCCAGCCACCGCCGGCAACCAGGACGCTGTGAAGACACCACACAGGTACGCAGCGTGGGGCCTCCTGTCCGATCCGGTTTCTCGTCGGATCAAAAACGTGACGGAGGGCCTCCGGGCCGAGTTCGGTGGTCCTGAGATCATGGTGCCCCATATACCCATTTTAGGGTCCATCATTATGACGGAGGAAGACGCCGTCAACACCTTCAGACTAGCCTGCGACGCCGTTGGTCCCATCCCCTGTAATGTCACTCGCGTTGCCACCAGTCCCTTCTATTACCAGTGTCTTCACCTCTTCATTGATCCAGACCGTGAG TACAAAAATTTAAACATCAGCTTTCGCAATTTCGGGAGACGTTTTAGTCGAATTT GTAGTATGCCACATCTGAGTCTCCTTTACGGGGAGCTGACAGATGAAGAGAAGAAAAGAGCTGAAGAAAAAGTTAGAGTCCTGGATGAGACCATTACCAGCCTCAATTTCACCATAGATCGCATTGCTTTGTACAAATGTAACGATGAAGACAGAACTCAACACTCTTGGGAGAAGATTCTTGAACTCCCCCTTGGTTAG